A window of the Mus musculus strain C57BL/6J chromosome 18, GRCm38.p6 C57BL/6J genome harbors these coding sequences:
- the Ctxn3 gene encoding cortexin-3 isoform X1, which translates to MDGGQPVPSPLVPLGNGSDYSMSLEQKTTFVFVILLFIFLGILIVRCFRILLDPYRSMPTSTWADGLEGLEKGQFDHALA; encoded by the coding sequence ATGGATGGAGGACAGCCTGTTCCTTCACCCCTGGTACCCCTTGGGAACGGATCAGATTATAGCATGTCTCTGGAACAGAAAACAACATTCGTTTTTGTGATCCTGTTGTTCATCTTTTTGGGCATCCTCATTGTCAGGTGCTTCCGAATTCTTCTAGACCCATATCGGAGCATGCCAACCTCAACATGGGCTGATGGGCTTGAAGGGCTGGAGAAAGGGCAGTTTGACCATGCCCTTGCTTAG